Proteins from a single region of Argopecten irradians isolate NY chromosome 7, Ai_NY, whole genome shotgun sequence:
- the LOC138328412 gene encoding baculoviral IAP repeat-containing protein 7-like isoform X2 produces MKSTIEGFYPAERTHLEYECGIKMSDQSRTASFFSYPFSSLVSCMTLAEAGFHYDGHDDAVVCRQCGLKYSGWKKEDDPREIHLNKSPKCPFFKPSEPEASVDICGSVGLKSGVEKSEKLHGACGGPSDGPVETRTDDRASPCMDTKSSESPNVNNDDTTGGDVSGPNISVTGDNGDDRTYPQPEQVIDITIPNDSIQTEQTTDIVEPHIIESVELNSDDSVSTSSHDSTSLASSSDVSGSLETIKPKYPQFAILATRLSSFRKWPTSLQQQPEDLARAGLFYEGRNDYVRCFHCGGGLREWDPEDDPFYEHARWFPSCPFLRLTKGDKFIMGVQSGSIEPPTPQEQKDESRIENSDEDLFQHPAVLSVMELGYSKSLLARAIVVYKKQHGADFSAEKLLPVVWEIEENDSNDTKSEAETDQSSPIENGKEHESGSESESKSQYTELERIYRKSIDELTEENRVLREQKICKVCLDEDASIVFLPCGHLVTCPMCASALRKCPVCRIYIRGTVKAIIS; encoded by the exons ATGAAGTCAACGATTGAGGGATTTTATCCAGCAGAAAGAACACATTTGGAATACGAATGTGGTATCAAGATGTCAGACCAGTCTCGTACAGCAAGTTTCTTTTCCTACCCCTTCTCTTCTCTCGTGAGTTGCATGACCCTGGCGGAAGCCGGCTTTCATTACGATGGCCATGATGATGCAGTAGTGTGTCGGCAGTGTGGACTAAAGTACAGTGGATGGAAGAAAGAAGATGACCCGAGAGAGATACATCTGAACAAATCTCCTAAGTGTCCCTTCTTTAAACCAAGTGAACCCGAAGCTTCAGTTGACATATGTGGATCAGTAGGACTTAAATCTGGGGTTGAAAAGTCAGAGAAACTACATGGGGCATGTGGTGGGCCATCCGATGGACCTGTGGAAACAAGGACAGACGACAGGGCATCTCCCTGTATGGACACAAAGTCGTCCGAATCTCCTAATGTTAACAACGACGATACCACAGGGGGAGACGTGTCAGGTCCTAACATATCTGTCACCGGTGACAATGGAGATGACAGGACATATCCTCAACCCGAACAAGTTATAGACATTACAATACCTAACGATTCAATACAAACAGAACAAACCACTGACATCGTAGAGCCACACATTATAGAATCAGTGGAACTAAATAGTGACGATAGTGTGTCTACGTCAAGTCATGATTCCACAAGTCTTGCCTCAAGTTCGGACGTATCTGGATCTTTGGAGACAATCAAACCAAAGTATCCACAGTTTGCTATACTTGCTACTCGTCTCAGCTCCTTCCGAAAGTGGCCAACGAGTCTACAACAACAGCCCGAAGATCTCGCTAGAGCCGGTCTCTTTTATGAAG GTAGGAATGACTACGTGAGGTGTTTCCACTGTGGAGGAGGATTACGTGAATGGGACCCGGAAGACGATCCATTCTATGAGCATGCGCGTTGGTTCCCATCCTGTCCATTCCTGAGACTGACGAAAGGCGACAAATTCATCATGGGTGTCCAGTCTGGATCTATCGAACCGCCAACTCCTCAG GAGCAGAAGGACGAGTCTAGAATAGAAAACAGCGATGAAGATTTATTTCAACATCCGGCAGTGCTGAGTGTTATGGAACTCGGTTATAGTAAATCATTACTGGCCAGGGCGATTGTGGTGTACAAAAAACAACACG GAGCGGATTTCAGTGCTGAGAAGTTATTGCCTGTTGTctgggaaatagaggaaaatgaCAGCAACGATACAAAGTCAGAAGCTGAAACCGATCAGAGCAGTCCCATCGAAAATGGAAAGGAACATGAAAGTGGAAGCGAAAGTGAAAGTAAAAGTCAATATACAGAGTTAGAGAGGATTTACAGGAAAA GTATAGATGAGTTAACAGAAGAGAACCGAGTATTACGAGAACAGAAGATATGTAAGGTGTGCCTGGACGAGGACGCTAGTATTGTGTTCTTACCTTGTGGACATCTGGTCACGTGTCCAATGTGTGCATCGGCTTTACGGAAGTGTCCAGTGTGTCGGATCTATATCCGGGGAACGGTCAAGGCTATCATATCatga
- the LOC138328412 gene encoding baculoviral IAP repeat-containing protein 7-like isoform X1 translates to MKSTIEGFYPAERTHLEYECGIKMSDQSRTASFFSYPFSSLVSCMTLAEAGFHYDGHDDAVVCRQCGLKYSGWKKEDDPREIHLNKSPKCPFFKPSEPEASVDICGSVGLKSGVEKSEKLHGACGGPSDGPVETRTDDRASPCMDTKSSESPNVNNDDTTGGDVSGPNISVTGDNGDDRTYPQPEQVIDITIPNDSIQTEQTTDIVEPHIIESVELNSDDSVSTSSHDSTSLASSSDVSGSLETIKPKYPQFAILATRLSSFRKWPTSLQQQPEDLARAGLFYEGRNDYVRCFHCGGGLREWDPEDDPFYEHARWFPSCPFLRLTKGDKFIMGVQSGSIEPPTPQKEQKDESRIENSDEDLFQHPAVLSVMELGYSKSLLARAIVVYKKQHGADFSAEKLLPVVWEIEENDSNDTKSEAETDQSSPIENGKEHESGSESESKSQYTELERIYRKSIDELTEENRVLREQKICKVCLDEDASIVFLPCGHLVTCPMCASALRKCPVCRIYIRGTVKAIIS, encoded by the exons ATGAAGTCAACGATTGAGGGATTTTATCCAGCAGAAAGAACACATTTGGAATACGAATGTGGTATCAAGATGTCAGACCAGTCTCGTACAGCAAGTTTCTTTTCCTACCCCTTCTCTTCTCTCGTGAGTTGCATGACCCTGGCGGAAGCCGGCTTTCATTACGATGGCCATGATGATGCAGTAGTGTGTCGGCAGTGTGGACTAAAGTACAGTGGATGGAAGAAAGAAGATGACCCGAGAGAGATACATCTGAACAAATCTCCTAAGTGTCCCTTCTTTAAACCAAGTGAACCCGAAGCTTCAGTTGACATATGTGGATCAGTAGGACTTAAATCTGGGGTTGAAAAGTCAGAGAAACTACATGGGGCATGTGGTGGGCCATCCGATGGACCTGTGGAAACAAGGACAGACGACAGGGCATCTCCCTGTATGGACACAAAGTCGTCCGAATCTCCTAATGTTAACAACGACGATACCACAGGGGGAGACGTGTCAGGTCCTAACATATCTGTCACCGGTGACAATGGAGATGACAGGACATATCCTCAACCCGAACAAGTTATAGACATTACAATACCTAACGATTCAATACAAACAGAACAAACCACTGACATCGTAGAGCCACACATTATAGAATCAGTGGAACTAAATAGTGACGATAGTGTGTCTACGTCAAGTCATGATTCCACAAGTCTTGCCTCAAGTTCGGACGTATCTGGATCTTTGGAGACAATCAAACCAAAGTATCCACAGTTTGCTATACTTGCTACTCGTCTCAGCTCCTTCCGAAAGTGGCCAACGAGTCTACAACAACAGCCCGAAGATCTCGCTAGAGCCGGTCTCTTTTATGAAG GTAGGAATGACTACGTGAGGTGTTTCCACTGTGGAGGAGGATTACGTGAATGGGACCCGGAAGACGATCCATTCTATGAGCATGCGCGTTGGTTCCCATCCTGTCCATTCCTGAGACTGACGAAAGGCGACAAATTCATCATGGGTGTCCAGTCTGGATCTATCGAACCGCCAACTCCTCAG AAGGAGCAGAAGGACGAGTCTAGAATAGAAAACAGCGATGAAGATTTATTTCAACATCCGGCAGTGCTGAGTGTTATGGAACTCGGTTATAGTAAATCATTACTGGCCAGGGCGATTGTGGTGTACAAAAAACAACACG GAGCGGATTTCAGTGCTGAGAAGTTATTGCCTGTTGTctgggaaatagaggaaaatgaCAGCAACGATACAAAGTCAGAAGCTGAAACCGATCAGAGCAGTCCCATCGAAAATGGAAAGGAACATGAAAGTGGAAGCGAAAGTGAAAGTAAAAGTCAATATACAGAGTTAGAGAGGATTTACAGGAAAA GTATAGATGAGTTAACAGAAGAGAACCGAGTATTACGAGAACAGAAGATATGTAAGGTGTGCCTGGACGAGGACGCTAGTATTGTGTTCTTACCTTGTGGACATCTGGTCACGTGTCCAATGTGTGCATCGGCTTTACGGAAGTGTCCAGTGTGTCGGATCTATATCCGGGGAACGGTCAAGGCTATCATATCatga
- the LOC138327212 gene encoding baculoviral IAP repeat-containing protein 8-like yields the protein MPRRSTLENATGPLLMRGRNDFVRCFHCGGGLREWDPEDDPFYEHARWFPSCPFLRLTKGDKFIMGVQSGSIEPPTPQKEQKDESRIENSDEDLFQHPAVLSVMELGYSKSLLARAIVVYKKQHGADFSAEKLLPVVWEIEENDSNDTKSEAETDQSSPIENGKEHESGSESESESKSQYTEFREDLQEKHR from the exons ATGCCCCGAAGATCTACGCTTGAGAACGCCACAGGTCCTCTTTTAATGAGAG GTAGGAATGACTTCGTGAGGTGTTTCCACTGTGGAGGAGGATTACGTGAATGGGACCCGGAAGACGATCCATTCTATGAACATGCGCGTTGGTTCCCATCCTGTCCATTCCTGAGACTGACGAAAGGCGACAAATTCATCATGGGTGTCCAGTCTGGATCTATCGAACCGCCAACTCCTCAG AAGGAGCAGAAGGACGAGTCTAGAATAGAAAACAGCGATGAAGATTTATTTCAACATCCGGCAGTGCTGAGTGTTATGGAACTCGGTTATAGTAAATCATTACTGGCCAGGGCGATTGTGGTGTACAAAAAACAACACG GAGCGGATTTCAGTGCTGAGAAGTTATTGCCTGTTGTctgggaaatagaggaaaatgaCAGCAACGATACAAAGTCAGAAGCTGAAACCGATCAGAGCAGTCCCATCGAAAATGGAAAGGAACATGAAAGTGGAAGCGaaagtgaaagtgaaagtaaaagTCAATATACAGAGTTTAGAGAGGATTTACAGGAAAA GCATAGATGA